In Arthrobacter citreus, a single genomic region encodes these proteins:
- a CDS encoding S8 family serine peptidase, with product MGNRKKFPFRVITATTLAAMFITTTGYAQITKENQPSSSKVDEIVHEGLKSYLADLNKQASKTSDKDGYSSIDKNSVKAYDPNEKVRVIVEVQEPEQATQTKAKLNKKALMKQNQDDVVSKMTKKKLNPKIRHRFYDGFNGFSLDTAYKNIKDLQATPGVTNVHIARTYEPTMKTSKELVQAQSVWEKYGYQGEGLVVGVVDSGIDYTHQDMTLTEKGKQKEKLTQSNIQSKLSETAVNDQWYSDKVPTGYDWADNDTDVIPRGANGNPHGTHVSGTIGANGDEENDGVLGIAPGVQLLAEKVFSDSGGGAYEDDIIAGIDHAVAMGADVINMSLGTDSGFVGEDKDPIQKAIREATEHGTLVVVAGGNAAYSTKNSIMSASTQPYADNPDIGTVGEPGVSPFALSVASYENTKYELNTLGEENGLKLPYQDQSQYNFKLSRVLSPNESYELVYVGEGFKDEHYAGKDVAGKIVVFKPNTSYSTYASMQNQAKKRGAKAAILVPATNMADYPYVNLGSNLTPTATTSKEAGDALINKLNSGQVVKMKLTKSTWIDNPLRDTMSYFSSYGAPTTLDFKPEISAPGGKIYSTVPGNEYEVMSGTSMATPHVAGGAALVLQSLYEKGLTHSEDTALKAKIALMNTANVVMDPQTDSKIPYSPRIQGSGLMQIQNAIKTPVIVTRKNTPLEQAGAVALKEIKNDRAMLNLNVESLVAKDTKKDYEYTVNVDLLTDGIDTKQFDFNGDGALESKDYLSLKSERIEGASIYVNGEKLTGAEGSTLNIKAGQTKNLNVEIRLPRTLRKNEFVEGFVRLVPTGQNSDSAVPLTVPYMGFNGDWTEPNNIDPAAWDREDAFLGYTALWNDEGASAPMGYDSKTGKFNMNAIATSPNSILKGVFPTFTAFRNLAKAEMYIEDKKGKMIKYLGDFSEYNGGKINPLRKNVISSTRFYTGYNWDAKDQNGNTVSDDTYNFVIKTTLDYPNAKPQKVKLPIKVDSVGPKVSNVQVKPKDGQYEISFDAVDAGSGSGYKGAIIWYNGTYKSLPVGATSVLVNEEPKSVVVMGIDNAMNVSYKVWGDTSYINPSMLVTVFNVSPSANVSPSKPAQITGLANTRVNWTIYMKDSTGKVVESTTVNNEHELHLKWTPDADFPAGTYYFSADAVDKQGFKVTTKSVPVTIVK from the coding sequence ATGGGTAATCGAAAGAAATTTCCATTCCGTGTCATTACGGCAACTACTTTAGCAGCAATGTTTATAACTACAACAGGATATGCACAAATTACAAAGGAGAATCAACCTTCTAGTTCGAAGGTTGATGAGATTGTGCATGAAGGATTAAAAAGCTATTTAGCAGATCTCAATAAACAAGCATCTAAAACTTCTGATAAAGATGGTTATAGTAGTATCGATAAGAATAGCGTAAAAGCGTATGACCCTAATGAAAAAGTACGTGTAATTGTCGAAGTTCAAGAACCAGAGCAAGCTACACAAACGAAAGCTAAGTTAAATAAAAAAGCTCTAATGAAACAAAATCAGGACGATGTCGTTTCTAAAATGACGAAAAAGAAATTAAATCCAAAGATTAGACACCGATTTTATGATGGCTTTAATGGGTTTAGCTTAGATACCGCATATAAAAATATTAAAGACTTACAGGCAACCCCTGGTGTAACAAATGTACATATTGCAAGAACTTATGAACCAACAATGAAAACCAGTAAAGAATTAGTACAAGCACAAAGTGTATGGGAAAAATATGGTTATCAAGGCGAAGGGCTAGTTGTTGGTGTAGTTGATTCAGGGATTGATTATACTCACCAAGATATGACGTTAACTGAAAAAGGAAAACAAAAAGAGAAGCTAACTCAAAGTAATATTCAAAGTAAATTATCTGAAACTGCCGTTAATGATCAGTGGTATAGTGATAAAGTTCCGACTGGATACGACTGGGCTGATAATGATACGGATGTTATTCCACGTGGTGCGAACGGAAATCCTCATGGTACACATGTTTCAGGAACAATTGGTGCGAATGGGGATGAAGAGAATGATGGTGTACTAGGAATCGCACCAGGTGTTCAGCTGCTAGCAGAAAAGGTATTCTCTGATAGCGGAGGTGGAGCATACGAAGATGATATTATTGCAGGAATTGACCATGCTGTTGCCATGGGAGCAGATGTCATTAATATGAGTCTTGGAACTGATTCAGGATTCGTTGGTGAAGATAAAGATCCAATTCAAAAGGCAATTCGTGAAGCAACTGAACATGGAACACTTGTCGTAGTTGCGGGAGGAAACGCAGCATATAGTACGAAAAATAGCATCATGTCGGCTTCTACTCAACCGTATGCAGATAATCCTGATATTGGGACTGTAGGAGAACCAGGTGTCAGTCCATTTGCTTTGTCGGTAGCTTCCTATGAAAATACGAAATACGAATTAAATACATTGGGGGAAGAAAATGGTTTAAAACTTCCTTATCAAGATCAATCTCAATATAATTTCAAACTTTCAAGAGTACTTTCTCCTAATGAAAGTTATGAGCTAGTTTACGTTGGTGAAGGATTTAAAGATGAGCATTATGCTGGAAAAGATGTAGCTGGGAAAATTGTAGTTTTTAAACCGAATACATCTTATTCAACCTATGCTTCAATGCAAAACCAGGCTAAAAAGCGAGGTGCAAAGGCCGCCATTTTAGTTCCAGCTACTAATATGGCAGATTATCCATACGTGAATTTAGGTAGTAATCTTACCCCTACAGCAACAACTAGTAAAGAAGCAGGGGATGCTTTAATTAATAAGTTAAATAGTGGACAAGTTGTTAAAATGAAACTAACAAAGAGTACATGGATAGATAATCCACTTCGAGATACAATGTCATATTTCTCATCTTATGGGGCGCCAACTACTTTAGATTTTAAACCTGAAATTTCTGCACCAGGAGGTAAAATATACTCTACAGTGCCAGGAAATGAGTACGAAGTTATGAGCGGTACATCAATGGCGACTCCGCATGTCGCAGGTGGTGCTGCATTAGTTCTACAATCACTTTATGAAAAAGGTTTAACACATTCAGAAGATACAGCATTAAAGGCAAAAATTGCTTTAATGAATACCGCTAATGTAGTAATGGATCCTCAAACTGATAGCAAAATCCCTTATTCACCTCGTATACAGGGATCTGGTTTAATGCAAATACAAAATGCAATTAAAACACCTGTTATCGTGACGAGAAAAAATACACCTCTTGAGCAAGCGGGAGCAGTTGCATTAAAAGAAATTAAAAACGATAGAGCTATGCTTAATTTAAATGTTGAATCTCTTGTAGCAAAAGATACGAAAAAAGATTATGAATACACTGTTAATGTAGACTTACTTACAGATGGAATTGATACAAAGCAATTTGACTTTAATGGTGATGGAGCTTTAGAATCAAAAGACTATTTATCATTAAAAAGTGAACGTATTGAGGGTGCCTCGATCTATGTAAATGGAGAGAAGCTTACTGGTGCTGAAGGTTCAACATTGAACATTAAAGCAGGACAAACGAAAAATCTGAATGTAGAGATTCGCTTACCTAGAACATTAAGGAAAAATGAATTTGTTGAAGGCTTTGTCCGACTTGTACCAACAGGACAAAATAGTGATTCTGCTGTTCCTTTAACGGTACCATATATGGGCTTTAATGGTGATTGGACTGAACCAAATAATATTGATCCTGCAGCTTGGGATCGAGAAGATGCATTTTTAGGTTATACAGCACTTTGGAATGATGAAGGTGCATCAGCTCCGATGGGATATGATTCTAAAACGGGTAAATTTAATATGAATGCAATCGCTACATCTCCAAACTCAATACTAAAAGGGGTATTCCCGACATTTACAGCATTTAGAAACTTGGCAAAAGCGGAAATGTATATTGAAGACAAAAAAGGAAAGATGATTAAGTATCTTGGAGACTTTAGTGAATATAATGGTGGAAAGATTAATCCGCTTCGTAAAAATGTTATTTCCTCAACACGTTTCTATACGGGATATAACTGGGATGCAAAAGATCAAAACGGTAATACAGTAAGTGATGATACGTATAATTTTGTCATTAAAACGACTTTAGACTATCCAAATGCGAAACCACAAAAAGTAAAGCTTCCAATTAAAGTCGACTCAGTTGGACCAAAAGTTTCAAATGTTCAAGTGAAACCAAAAGATGGTCAGTATGAAATTTCATTCGACGCGGTAGACGCTGGAAGTGGTTCAGGCTATAAAGGGGCTATTATTTGGTATAATGGCACATATAAATCATTGCCAGTAGGTGCAACTTCTGTATTAGTAAATGAAGAACCAAAAAGCGTGGTTGTAATGGGAATTGATAATGCTATGAATGTCAGTTATAAAGTTTGGGGAGATACTAGTTATATAAACCCAAGTATGTTAGTAACTGTTTTCAATGTTTCTCCAAGTGCAAATGTTAGTCCGAGTAAGCCTGCTCAAATTACTGGATTAGCAAATACTCGTGTAAATTGGACAATTTATATGAAGGATTCAACTGGTAAAGTAGTAGAGAGTACAACAGTAAATAATGAGCATGAACTTCATCTGAAATGGACGCCAGATGCAGACTTCCCAGCTGGAACCTATTATTTTTCAGCTGATGCAGTTGATAAACAAGGATTTAAAGTAACAACAAAATCAGTGCCTGTTACGATAGTAAAATAA
- a CDS encoding S8 family serine peptidase: MKKLNKIKPFASVKKAAVVVLSTGLLLGPVANLNYTSVAHAQTNTKAESILASLTKEQREALQNLDNHKLKTGLQLSRDIDLSSDKDVTVIVEFKELPAKTAQIAKAIKGEKLSLAQANENVEKSQVQFKKDLQTKIKKTKSGKDAYHVKYTYKDSMNGVALTLPANQVKSLLNSNVVKAVYSDYTVHVDPPAQTEESETKDQTKVDSIPFLNLDKLHDEGYTGKGVKVGVIDTGVDYNHPDLKHAYKGGYDFVDNDNDPMETTYADWQKSKKAEYSNGDTYYTDHGTHVSGTIAGRAENNSDYKVTGVAPESDLYVYRVLGPYGSGTTAAILAGVDKAVKDGMDVINLSLGASINDPLYATSIAIDNAVLSGVTAVVAAGNSGDALYTLGSPGAAALALTVGASTVTSKATNFESQFVSGSSNTGATMQLMTKKWTDDFSSISGKSFDIVNVGLGGPNDYTGKDVNGKIAFVQRGTYALIEKMEYARDHGAAGVIIYNSNPDEGQIPIFLGESNDNIPTFSMTNHDGLAINDLFAKGVPTVTFGAKSEKDLPGDELATFSSRGPSGTLYDIKPEVTAPGVDILSTVPSYISNKDNTSDYSSAYLRMSGTSMASPHVAGVAALLLQAHPEYTPGDVKTVLMNTADPLKNPYSVFEVGAGRIDPMQAIHSDTIVSVQDNTPYIDNGVEKIIPEQTGGLSYGFVAVSSDKDYTDTRKLSFKNFGSKDKKYELSVEYNVGVKGSLDAKKNGVTLQVPNTLTVKANSTKQLSAILDIPKVAEKGIYEGYINIKDKNNPEESYRIPFGVKAADEGLAYFEPYTKSISTNRVINLFSRKDTDLDFRLNSSMQTLDWVLVDPKTNKDLGLIYSSSATGVAVDTDYTLDGGFYGRYFPFTGDEKNPIGYMSEKAPDGVYDIKMIGTNRAGKQFVKTSKVSVDNNGPTIKFDDTNAMPKGDTQIVELAEGQNTVTVSGTILDPEINKTQEAGIPLTQANNKLFYGPGSSSAYSISADENGKFKTDVSVAGTINPIQYVGADYAGNATLPKMVYYTKPGASYIYAKPNKDAIQFGDKITYTFYAHNLRKANSLNFKMDYVAKYFDSVDFSKSQDLPVGSQVTTTITGTTSKTTAVNITVPGDGIAGDVALFDMNVDTNANEFLNPFASIFSFTTMQVNNESANRLQIILGTLPMYPIYSTATAKINGVGLYTAAGTYNSSIDYTKVGATMKLKGTNGVMYDGAIEKNGNVTFKGIPAAVQKYTVIMDIPGHFTTYTPLEIGRTERGINIGEAVNYSTVGAKPGDINKDNVIDVMDALMIQTYWGTNKRSADINFDGIVDAKDLALVEKSYLMANPFVTVAPKAVKKYKGSTLESIKSDLGLQ, from the coding sequence TTGAAAAAGTTGAATAAGATAAAGCCTTTCGCTTCGGTGAAAAAGGCTGCAGTTGTCGTGTTAAGTACTGGTCTTTTACTAGGGCCAGTAGCGAATCTAAATTATACTTCTGTTGCACATGCACAAACAAATACAAAAGCAGAAAGTATATTAGCGAGTCTGACGAAAGAGCAACGTGAGGCGTTACAAAACTTAGATAATCATAAATTAAAAACTGGATTACAATTATCACGTGATATTGATTTATCAAGTGATAAAGATGTAACTGTTATCGTGGAATTTAAAGAGCTACCAGCAAAAACAGCACAAATTGCCAAAGCGATTAAAGGCGAGAAGCTTTCTCTTGCGCAAGCAAATGAGAATGTAGAAAAATCACAAGTACAATTTAAAAAAGATCTTCAAACAAAAATAAAGAAGACAAAATCAGGTAAAGATGCCTATCATGTGAAATATACGTATAAGGATTCTATGAATGGTGTTGCATTAACCTTACCGGCAAATCAAGTAAAATCATTGCTGAATTCGAATGTCGTAAAGGCTGTTTATAGTGATTACACAGTACATGTTGATCCACCTGCTCAAACGGAAGAATCAGAAACGAAGGATCAAACAAAGGTTGATAGTATTCCGTTCCTAAATCTTGATAAACTACATGACGAAGGATACACAGGAAAAGGTGTTAAAGTAGGTGTTATTGATACAGGTGTTGACTATAATCACCCGGATTTGAAGCATGCATATAAAGGTGGATATGACTTTGTTGACAACGATAATGATCCGATGGAAACAACCTATGCGGATTGGCAAAAGTCAAAAAAGGCAGAGTATTCCAATGGTGATACATATTATACAGATCATGGAACACATGTATCAGGAACAATTGCGGGGCGTGCAGAGAACAATTCTGATTATAAGGTCACTGGAGTAGCTCCAGAGTCTGATTTATATGTTTACCGTGTATTAGGACCGTACGGAAGTGGAACAACAGCTGCAATACTGGCAGGGGTCGATAAAGCGGTTAAAGATGGAATGGACGTTATTAACTTGTCATTAGGTGCTTCCATTAATGATCCGTTATATGCGACAAGTATAGCAATTGATAATGCTGTATTAAGCGGAGTGACTGCGGTTGTGGCAGCTGGGAACTCTGGAGATGCGTTATATACGTTAGGATCACCAGGAGCTGCTGCGCTAGCACTAACCGTAGGAGCAAGTACGGTTACTAGTAAAGCTACAAATTTTGAGAGTCAATTTGTCTCTGGCAGCAGTAATACTGGTGCGACAATGCAGTTGATGACGAAAAAATGGACAGATGATTTCAGCAGTATATCTGGAAAATCCTTTGACATAGTAAATGTGGGCTTAGGCGGTCCTAACGATTACACAGGAAAAGATGTGAATGGTAAAATCGCGTTTGTTCAACGTGGTACGTATGCATTGATTGAGAAGATGGAGTATGCAAGAGATCATGGAGCAGCAGGAGTAATCATCTATAATTCGAATCCAGACGAAGGACAAATTCCAATTTTCCTAGGTGAAAGTAACGATAATATCCCGACATTTTCCATGACAAATCATGATGGACTAGCTATCAATGATTTATTTGCAAAAGGTGTACCGACTGTCACATTTGGCGCAAAAAGTGAAAAAGATCTTCCAGGAGATGAATTGGCAACATTTAGCTCGAGAGGACCATCTGGCACTTTATATGATATTAAGCCAGAAGTAACGGCACCAGGTGTGGACATCTTATCAACAGTGCCTTCTTACATATCAAATAAAGATAATACGTCTGATTATTCATCGGCATACTTAAGAATGTCAGGTACGTCTATGGCGTCTCCGCATGTAGCCGGAGTTGCGGCATTACTGTTGCAAGCTCATCCAGAATATACGCCTGGTGATGTAAAGACTGTATTGATGAATACAGCGGATCCACTAAAAAATCCATACAGTGTATTTGAAGTCGGAGCTGGTAGAATCGATCCTATGCAAGCAATTCATTCCGATACAATTGTTAGTGTTCAAGATAATACACCTTATATTGATAATGGCGTAGAAAAAATTATTCCAGAACAAACAGGTGGCCTCAGTTACGGATTCGTTGCAGTTTCTTCAGATAAGGATTATACAGATACTAGGAAACTATCATTTAAAAACTTTGGTAGTAAAGATAAAAAGTACGAACTATCAGTTGAGTACAATGTAGGTGTAAAAGGTTCATTGGATGCGAAGAAAAATGGTGTAACTTTACAGGTGCCAAATACACTTACGGTAAAGGCTAATAGTACTAAACAACTTTCTGCAATACTAGATATTCCGAAAGTAGCTGAAAAAGGCATTTATGAGGGATATATTAATATTAAAGACAAAAACAATCCAGAAGAAAGCTATCGTATTCCATTTGGTGTAAAAGCTGCAGACGAAGGCTTGGCTTACTTTGAACCATATACTAAGAGTATTTCAACGAACCGAGTCATCAATTTATTCAGTCGAAAGGATACTGATTTAGATTTTAGATTAAACTCTTCGATGCAAACATTGGACTGGGTACTAGTTGATCCGAAAACAAATAAAGATCTCGGACTAATTTATTCTTCTAGTGCGACTGGAGTAGCTGTTGATACAGATTACACGTTAGACGGCGGGTTTTACGGCAGATATTTTCCGTTCACTGGAGATGAAAAAAATCCAATCGGTTATATGTCTGAAAAAGCGCCGGATGGAGTTTATGACATTAAAATGATTGGGACAAATAGAGCGGGTAAACAATTTGTGAAAACATCGAAAGTAAGTGTTGATAATAATGGACCAACAATCAAGTTCGATGACACAAATGCAATGCCAAAAGGGGATACCCAAATTGTAGAACTGGCAGAAGGACAAAATACGGTAACAGTTTCTGGAACGATATTGGACCCTGAAATAAACAAAACACAAGAAGCAGGAATTCCTCTTACACAAGCGAATAATAAATTATTTTATGGTCCTGGTTCATCATCAGCGTATTCAATAAGTGCAGATGAAAATGGAAAGTTTAAAACTGATGTTAGTGTGGCTGGAACGATTAATCCAATCCAATATGTAGGTGCTGATTACGCAGGTAATGCAACATTACCTAAAATGGTTTATTACACGAAGCCAGGAGCTTCCTACATCTATGCAAAACCAAATAAAGATGCAATTCAATTTGGTGACAAAATTACTTATACGTTCTATGCACATAATTTAAGAAAAGCTAATTCACTTAATTTCAAAATGGACTATGTAGCCAAATACTTTGACAGTGTAGATTTTAGTAAGTCTCAAGATTTACCAGTAGGATCGCAAGTGACAACAACTATTACAGGAACAACAAGTAAAACAACGGCAGTGAATATTACTGTCCCTGGAGATGGAATTGCTGGAGATGTGGCGTTATTTGACATGAACGTTGATACAAATGCCAATGAATTTCTTAACCCATTTGCTTCAATTTTCAGTTTTACTACGATGCAAGTAAATAACGAAAGTGCAAATAGACTTCAAATCATTTTAGGTACATTACCGATGTATCCAATCTACTCTACTGCAACAGCTAAGATCAATGGTGTTGGCTTATATACGGCTGCAGGTACTTACAACAGTAGCATTGATTATACGAAAGTTGGAGCAACGATGAAGCTAAAAGGCACGAATGGTGTTATGTACGATGGAGCAATTGAAAAAAATGGAAATGTTACGTTTAAAGGCATTCCTGCAGCTGTTCAAAAATATACAGTAATTATGGATATTCCAGGACATTTCACGACGTATACACCGCTAGAAATTGGCAGAACAGAGAGAGGAATTAATATTGGAGAAGCAGTTAACTACTCAACAGTTGGTGCTAAGCCAGGTGATATTAACAAAGATAATGTTATTGATGTGATGGATGCTTTAATGATTCAAACATATTGGGGCACGAATAAGCGAAGTGCTGATATCAATTTTGATGGAATTGTTGATGCAAAAGACTTAGCATTAGTGGAGAAAAGCTATTTAATGGCAAATCCTTTTGTGACAGTAGCACCAAAGGCAGTCAAAAAATATAAAGGTAGTACGTTAGAATCAATTAAAAGTGATTTAGGATTGCAGTAA